atatttctagATTTTGGATTCTCAAACCAAAAATCATTATCTGAGTATATTAGTATAGATAAAAGCTCATTAACAAAATCCTCAGAAATAATACTGTCACTAttgattaaattaattaataaaactcCAATCTGTGACGcttcttttatatttgaatttgagaTTAATTTGTTTGTAAGAGTTGACTTGAGCTCCATTATAACTAGgttcattaaaaaatctGAAAAGGAATTTGATTGATTAACAAGTGAGGTTTTACTCAATTCCACAAACAAATGAATGTAGCACTCCTTGAAATCTAATCTGTAGGAATTCTCACCATTTATGTTGctttctttattctttCTAATCGCTTTGTCAGTCTTGATATTGTGTTTTTGAGAAAAAGAGAATATCTTGTAAATTCTATCTAATATGTTTGCATTAACCTGGGGGAACACTTTGCATACTGCTTCCAAAAAAAGTTGTGATAAAGATGTCTCTTTTTCTGTTAGCTGCTTATATAAGAAAGATTCTATCGTGATGGATGTTAAAGAGTCTGTATtaccaataataatggaaatcattttttctaGAACAGATCTTTCGTTAAGTTCCTTTTGAGAAAGAGCTAAAATAAAAGGCgtgaatatattttccaaaatttggtatataatattaactcTTTTAAAATTAGTTTCAAGTTGCTCTTTCGAAAGTATTTCTATCAAATCCGTAAacatatttaaaaataaactaATAACTTGCTGGGAATTTTCTGTTTCTTTGCCATCAATTGGCTTAACGACTACTTCTGTAACAGCTTTATTAATCAGCTTTGATCTTGTAGTAATAGTTTCACATTCGCAATCAACATTATTTCTATCCAGAAGATTAATATGTAAAAAGGTTTCATGTGATGTTTCTTCAAGCCAGAGCAAAACATGATCAATAAATTCTGAGTCATGTTTATTGAGAATTGCACATAATTCCAAGAATATGATGATTCTGTAGGAGTTTTGGTTTGTTAATGATCCAGATCTAAGTGTTTGGTCtttatttgtttgattCATATAGAATCTAGTCCAATAACCAGTTAAAAAGTCATTTAAATTAGAGATACAATGATTAAGGTTCCTTTCCCTACACTGTTCTACTGACCAGCTGTGATATTGTAAGGAATCTATCATCATGTTTGAAAATTGTTCATTGATTTTAAATTGAGCTTTGGAGTGGATTGATGAATTAGTAGAACTTGAAGCAGTTTTGTTAGTTGTAAGAATGAAAATTACTGGACTCCAAATGATCTTTGCGTAGTAGTTAATTAGAAATTCTTTAAGTTTAAATTGGTTTTCgtcaattttaataaactttttGTGTAAGAAATGCAACAAAATTGTGTAATAACTTTCTAGTGAGCAGTTTAATAAGACAGTATTTGGAGTTCCTATAGATATTACAATGGAACCACTTTCAGGGTTTGAGGTAAACTTGACCAAATGTAAAACAATACCAAGAGGGATCAGGCAAAGTAAAGGTAAgctattattttgaatgcTTTCATATAAGAATGCCATGAGCTCATTAAATGtcttaaaataaaaatctggtttatttataatttcatttattagatatatttcattattaagaTTTGAGAACTCATCTAATAGAACCTGAAATGGGATGTTTGATATTATATATGGCAATTCAGAAAACAATGAGCGACCACTTATTTGATTAGGGTTACTTAGACACATCAATAAAGTTTTTGTAAAGTATTTAATCGGAGAACCAAATAACTTATTAGGGCCTTGATTCCAAATTTctggaaataattttgaaaaagcGGAAATAAGATTTGGAGAAACAGCTTGAACATTGGAATTAGATGTGTCACTTAGGCACTTGAGAGCATCAGTGAAGAGTTTAGAGATGGGGGGAGTAtgatttgataaattattaatattctcGGGATAACTCAGTTTAAGTTGATTTAGGATGATAGTCATTGAATATGTCAAAAGCTGAATGGCATCTACCCTGATAATGCTACTGTAATTACCTGTGATAAACTTCCACAGGGTGCCCATTTGCAAGGTATTCCAAGAAAAACTAGcttttgatttttcaagaatttgGCTTACCACTGGAGGGAGTGAATTGAAAATTAGATGAGATGCGATTTGAAAGGAAATCAAAGAAGACGACTCGCTTTGCATAGCTTCCATAACTTTTCTAACAGATGTAATAGAAATAGATATGATTCGGTCAAATAGCTCTTCCTCTTCTGATTGTGATGAAACATTTGCATTTAATTCAcctttaatattctttaaattacAGCTTAGCAACCTTCCGTATAAATCAAACATTGATATTAAAcagaaatttattattttaaccATTTTTTCTGGCCTGTCTTTCCCAATTAGTGCCTCCAAGAAGTCTGAAGCAGATTTTGATACATCTGGCTTGAGATCATTGCAAGAAAGCCAAAGAGcaggaaaaaaaagtttgCAAAACTTCTCTAATCTCTTCCCACCAACAATTTTGTGTAGAAGAGACAAGCATTCATTTGAAAGCCTTCTTATTTTTACATCTGAATCATACACACCAACCctgatatatatataagtATAGTTAGAAAGAACAGGCTCCCAAACTATTTCTTGATCAGGGGTTTCGAGAAGATGAGAAAGTTGCTCTTTAAATGCTACCAGTCCTTTCATTCTAGTCAAAACATCTTTCTTAGACATATTGGTAAAAATTGGGACGAAGGAAGAGTGAAGGGAAGATATGGTTAGTTGTTCTTTGGTATGAAGTGCATCGGGGTCGCCTAATGGAACGTTAAACTCGGAAAAAATTCCCCATAAAGATGTTGCAACTCCTACCCGGCCCTCGCCTAGCAGAGATATAGCTTTTGAGCTATTAATTGAACTTTTAAATTTCTCTTTTGCCATTTATATTCTTGTAGTCACTAAGgcaaataaaattaaaataggCGGCGCCAAGgattaaaacaaaaatctaatttttaattgacAAAGTTATCAAAGCCAGTAGTGAGCTAACACAAGCATATGCCTAGTTAGATATAAATCCCATTTACttgtttgaatttttagatttaaaTTGACAATTAGAACTActcttttcaaatattaaaagttcACACTGACATGTTAGTATATAGGCGCCTATCTATGGCGCCTATATAGGACGAGTTTGTCCAACTGTGACGGAATTGGGGCGTAAGAACAATTACAGAAAAGTTTGGCATTTCTTGCCAGTAAATACAAGCtgcaaataataattaactAAAGAAGAGAAGCAGGAAAGATGTCTGATGAGAACACAAATTCCGTGAATGAATCAGTTTCTGAGCAATACAAAATCAAGGGAAATGAGTCTTTTAAATCTGGCAAATATAACGAAGctattgaatattataCATTGGCTATAAAAACCTCACAAGCTTCAAATGAAACccaaaataaaaacttGCATATCTACTATTCTAACAGAGCATTGTGTCACATTAGGCTGGAGAACTTTGGCTCAGCAATTGAGGATTCTGGGGAAAGTATCAAATGTTGCCCGAGTTTTTCAAAGGCATATTATAGAAGAGGTATTGCATATTTCAACTTGCTTAAATATTCCCTTGCAAGAAAAGATTTTATGATGgttttaaatttaactCAGAATGACAGAGATGCTCAATcaaagattcaaatttgtACCAAATTAATCAAACAAGAAAAGTTTATGGATGCAATTTCAACTGATAGATCAAAATTGATACATGAGACTATAGATTTCAGTGCGCCTGGTTTCGTGGTTTCTAATGATTATTCAGGGCCTCACTATAAACCTTTGGCGGatcattcaaaattttccCAATCAGGCAACGAAACTAATTTGAAATCTAGAGAATTTGTTATACCTAAAGTGCCAGATGCTTCTCTTATTAGAGAGTCATTTGTTACTGAGCTAATTGACTTTTTAAAGAATCCAGAAAATAGGTTGCATAGAAAATACGCATATATGATTGTTTATGATTTAATACAAGTACTTAAAGAGGTTGCTTCTAAGCCACTAGtcagaattaatattggtaAACAGGAACATATTACTGTATGTGGAGATATCCATGGCCAGTTCTTTGatcttttgaatatttttgatattaatggTTTACCTTCTGTAAACAACGGGTATTTGTTTAATGGAGATTTCGTAGATAGAGGGTCATTTTCTGTTGAAGTAATTCTTGTGCTTTTTACTTTAAAGATTATGTATCCATATCATGTACACTTGGCTAGAGGTAACCATGAaacaaagaatttgaaCAAGTTGTATGGTTTTGAGGGAGAAGTCTTAGCAAAATATGACTCAGGTCTTTATGATTTGATTAGTGAAGCATTTTGTTTCCTTCCTTTGGCGCAtgttattaatgataaagtTTTCGTAGTGCATGGAGGTCTTTGTTCAGAAGATAATGTAAAACTTAGTGACATTGAACAGCTTTATTCTAGATGTGAGCCAGCTGATTCCGGATTTATGTCTTCATTACTTTGGTCTGATCCACAACAAAAGGAAGGAAGGTCTCCTTCTCCTAGAGGAGTGGGATGTAATTTTGGACCAGATGTAACGCTCAATTTTCTTAAAACTAATAACTTGGACTACATCATTAGAAGCCATGAAGTTAAACAAGAAGGTTATAGCGTTGATCATGATGGAAAATGTATTACAGTCTTTTCTGCACCAAATTATTGTGACTCTATGGGTAACAAAGGTGcatttataaaaatacaCGAATACGACCTTAAACCTAACTTTGTTCAGTTCTATGCTGTTCCACACCCACCAGTTCCAGCAATGAAATATGCAAATTCTATGCTTTCATATGGAATGTAATCTATAATCTAACATAAATCTTAGAAGTCCTTTAATATGTCTTGGCTTAAGCTAGActatataaaattaaaaacaataattagAGTAGATTcctaattaaaaaatgaaagaatggtttgttaatataataatgcTTAATTATCTTTAGCCAATGAAAATTGCAATTCAACTATACTACTGAATGGAATCATCTATAGGCCCCAAAAAGTCACTGTTCATCTCTGCCACGGCTGACAAAGTTTCATTGTTGACTCCCCTTAGCCTAAGTCTAACTTGTGAATTTTGtttgatttgaatttgagttTTTGTATCTATATATATTCTACTGCTCTGACCATCGATTCCGCTTTTGTAGACCATATTTTCGGGTAAAGCTGACTGGCTTACAAAAACTCTTTTTAGAGGACCACAATCTACGATAACTCCTAATTCATTTACACTCTCAACAACCCCATCTACAACTTCTCCCTTAATTGGACGATAAACAATAGCCTGATATTTCACAGGCACAATTATAAGCCCTGTGCTATCTTGCACTCTACCAGGTTGTTTTAAGATGATCTTGATCACACAAACAACGTATCCATAAGGAGGTGCTCGTTGTCCCTCGACCTGAGATTAAgtaattattcaaatctaAAGTAACAATTTCATTTTAAACGTACCTGACTTCTTAAAATATCGTCTATATGCTCATTATATCTCGGGCCAAGCTGGCTTGGCTTGACAGAAATATTTCTCCAAAGCTCCACAAAGAAAAACATTGTTTGAGATATCTCTCTTTAAAACCTGCCTTAATCTCGATACCTCAGAATAATCTTTTTGCTctgtaaatatttaaaagaagGAGCGCCTGATTGTTGGCGCcaattgtattaatttaatatttaataagaattattatgtagcaaaatattttaaaaagtatAAGACCAATAAGGGGCAAAGTTGATCATCAATATGGCTAAGGCTACTGCGCTTGAGCTCCTGGAATCTCTTTACAATGAGCTGATGAAAAAGGCAGAGGAAGGTGCCTACAGTGGGGAAGTCTTAGAGCAATATGCATGTAGTGTGCTTGcaaatttgcatgcaagCAAAGACCCATTTGGTATTTACCATCAGGAATTGGCTTCTCAAGATGATCGAAAAAAAAGGCCAAACAATCCGCTTAGCCATGTAATACGTAGGCTGACAGAAGAAATCTTTGCGATCACAACAACTTGCAGCTATCCCATTTTGTTAACCCCGAGGCTCTATATAGTATGTGTATCATTATTAAGTGAATTATCTTTGGGAAAGCTTTCtcctttatttttagaaaCATTCGATGGCTATGCGGACAAATTTGAGAAGGATTTCAAACCATTAATGTTGGAAGTGTTTATCAGGAAGGCTCCATGGCAGATACTAGTAAAAAATCTCAACTATCTGATAGGAAATGTAAAATCTGGAGTAGCTGGAGCCATGTGCGACagtaaaataaagataGAGTTTCAAGAGCTAAGCTCTATCACTAGCCCTGAGATGAGTAATTTAGGATTGTTAAATTTCCTGCCCCTATTTTTTACAAATTTCGAGtctttaaaaaaaggaatATTAGAAGGCAGGTATTCGTTTAATTTCAACTCAAGTAAGGACAAAATTAAAGCAAATAGTAAAAGAACTTCAAGTTTGGTAGGCtttaatacaattattgaaaaaacaaaaatagtTGAGAGttttatttccaaaaaaaacGAAAAAACGACTCCAactgaaataattaatcaaGCATTGGATAATTTTGCACTGACAAGAGTTAGCATTGCAGCTTTGACGAGAATTTTTACTAAATTCGGAATTGAGTCTGGTAggaaagaattaaaagaatttaatttagatattagttttattattaattcatttgaagCAGTTATAGCAACTTTGCTTTCTGGTACCGAGATGTTTAGTTTGAATATGTGTGAAGGCAGTGACAAAGTATTCGAATCAAAGCATAAAGAAAACCCACAAGCAGTCTTAcaacaaatatttgaacTAGATGGAAGCATTTCAAATGATATCTTTACCTTGGAAAATAAgacaaatatatatttccCTTTCCATTTCCTTCATATTCAAATCGTTTCTGGGCtaagaaatttaattataagCATGAGCAATTTTAAAGACTCAAATAAAGTAATACAAAATTCTTCAAGcttaaatgatttaattattgcCTATATTATGAGGATGTTAAATCAAATAGAAAGGATTCTCGAGTTACAAGGCTTAAATTCAACTAAACAAGATCATGAAAATCCTTCATTTTCTAGTTCAGGAATTAATAGGTTTTTGGAGTTGATTCCTTCCGaaactatttttttaattcaagaaatgTCAAATTACTATTACCCATGTAGatctatatttaaaaaaaagttattagaCATTCATGTCTCTCAGTTGAAAAACACTGAGCAAAGGGTTTCCTCATTTTTTATGACTTCTTTTACTCAAGTTATAAGTATGGAAGTTGGAAATGATTTAGATTGTGATTTACTGATGGAATCATGGGATCGTATCTTCAGGGATGTTGTGTTCCCAAATTTACTGGATTCATATacaattgatttatttataacTATGATTTGTAATCCCAACACTCTCAATAGCTTAtctagaattaatattgaatccTTTCTAGGTAAATATTTGGGAGTAATTACAAGGATTCTAGCTTATCATCCAGATTTATCAGCCAAACCAATTCTTGTATTTATTATGAATTGTGTTAAAAACTTAAAGATCCAAATGCCTAATTATGAATGGTTAGCTAATTGGATGAAGATTATTTTGAGTGCAATTTGTATGCCATTGATAACTCTCTTCCCACAGAAAGTTAATTGCGATGTTAATGATCTCAAAGCAGTAATTAGCCCCATCAAGCCTAATAATAGAATCCTGAATTCCCTTTCAATTTTGGTTTACCCTAAGATATATTCCgataatagaaaaaaggGAAAACTTGATTTAATGCATATTATTTCTGATCTCTCAACTAATCTTTTGTTGGTATCAATATATAACTCTAACTATACAGGAAACAAAAGATTACACACTATGACAGCTTTAAATGTTTGCATTAAGTTACTTGATTTgttaattaatgatttaattgaCTCACTTGAAAGCCACAATAAACAAACAGGGAGTGATTATTTACTTTCAGATGAGTCGATAATTAGtatagaaaagaaaaatattgccaaattaatttctggAATATTAAAGGTATTTCCTTATTTATTCCACCAAGGAGCAAACTATTCTCAAGAAATCTATGAAAA
The Cryptosporidium parvum Iowa II chromosome 2, whole genome shotgun sequence genome window above contains:
- a CDS encoding phosphoprotein phosphatase related; the encoded protein is MSDENTNSVNESVSEQYKIKGNESFKSGKYNEAIEYYTLAIKTSQASNETQNKNLHIYYSNRALCHIRLENFGSAIEDSGESIKCCPSFSKAYYRRGIAYFNLLKYSLARKDFMMVLNLTQNDRDAQSKIQICTKLIKQEKFMDAISTDRSKLIHETIDFSAPGFVVSNDYSGPHYKPLADHSKFSQSGNETNLKSREFVIPKVPDASLIRESFVTELIDFLKNPENRLHRKYAYMIVYDLIQVLKEVASKPLVRINIGKQEHITVCGDIHGQFFDLLNIFDINGLPSVNNGYLFNGDFVDRGSFSVEVILVLFTLKIMYPYHVHLARGNHETKNLNKLYGFEGEVLAKYDSGLYDLISEAFCFLPLAHVINDKVFVVHGGLCSEDNVKLSDIEQLYSRCEPADSGFMSSLLWSDPQQKEGRSPSPRGVGCNFGPDVTLNFLKTNNLDYIIRSHEVKQEGYSVDHDGKCITVFSAPNYCDSMGNKGAFIKIHEYDLKPNFVQFYAVPHPPVPAMKYANSMLSYGM
- a CDS encoding DNA-directed RNA polymerase II → MFFFVELWRNISVKPSQLGPRYNEHIDDILRSQVEGQRAPPYGYVVCVIKIILKQPGRVQDSTGLIIVPVKYQAIVYRPIKGEVVDGVVESVNELGVIVDCGPLKRVFVSQSALPENMVYKSGIDGQSSRIYIDTKTQIQIKQNSQVRLRLRGVNNETLSAVAEMNSDFLGPIDDSIQ